From the genome of Papaver somniferum cultivar HN1 chromosome 2, ASM357369v1, whole genome shotgun sequence, one region includes:
- the LOC113350304 gene encoding protein NUCLEAR FUSION DEFECTIVE 4-like: MGETRDEIVSSSTSVGRKWLGFVTAIWVQAISGNNYTFANYSGALKTLMHLTQLQLNSLSVAKDVGKAFGILAGLASDRVSTPLILLIGSIEGLIGYGVQWLVVSKRISPLPYWQMCIFLALGGNSTTWMNTAILVTCIRNFRKNRGPVSGILKGYVGLSTAIFTDVCSALFANSPSKFLLMLAVVPAVICLTAIIFLREVPQTTTSAAAVEEESKYLNFFNVVAVIVALYLLAYDISGKHSRIIALCFVSGLLFLLIASPLFIPLYSIFKNTTSNNDVESSVIHRQCNSNQVQEGKTLPEAVEKPVPVKENVLRNEQVVQTEEKSALIEENDLRNDHVVETEKKSVLVQEKDSGNDEVVEIVYKKPILGEEHTILETVKTLDFWILFLSFLCGVGTGLTVMNNLGQMGLALGYADVSMFVSLTSIFGFFGRIGSGTISEYFLKNAATPRPLWNAASQIPMCLGYVVLAIALPGSLYVGSILVGICYGVRLAITVPVASELFGLKYFGLIYNILILNLPLGSFLFSGLLAGLLYDAQATKTKGGGNTCIGAHCYGQVFMVMALTCLVGFGLDVFLTLRTKNLYKNIHTASRAKSSKSGVDQQK; the protein is encoded by the exons ATGGGGGAAACTAGAGATGAAATAGTATCATCTTCTACTTCAGTAGGGAGGAAATGGTTAGGATTTGTAACAGCAATTTGGGTACAAGCAATTTCAGGAAATAATTATACATTTGCAAACTACTCAGGTGCTTTGAAAACATTAATGCATTTAACACAACTACAACTGAATAGTCTATCAGTTGCTAAAgatgttggtaaagcttttggTATTCTTGCTGGTTTAGCTTCTGATCGTGTTTCTACTCCTCTAATTTTACTTATCGGATCTATCGAAGGTTTGATCGGTTATGGTGTTCAATGGCTTGTTGTTAGCAAAAGGATTTCTCCTCTTCCTTATTGGCAG atgtgTATATTTCTGGCTCTGGGAGGAAATAGTACAACATGGATGAACACAGCAATTTTAGTTACATGTATACGTAATTTCCGCAAAAATCGCGGTCCTGTATCTGGAATCTTAAAAGGATATGTGGGTTTAAGCACAGCAATTTTTACGGATGTTTGCAGTGCTTTGTTTGCTAATAGTCCTTCGAAATTTCTACTCATGTTAGCTGTAGTTCCTGCTGTAATTTGTCTCACAGCAATTATTTTCCTACGTGAAGTTCCACAAACAACTACCAGCGCAGCTGCCGTAGAAGAAGAATCAAAATACTTGAACTTCTTTAATGTTGTTGCTGTCATTGTTGCTTTATATCTTTTAGCTTATGATATTTCAGGAAAACACAGCCGTATAATCGCCCTGTGCTTTGTTTCTGGACTTCTATTTCTGTTGATAGCTTCACCATTATTCATTCCTTTATACTCTATTTTTAAGAATACCACCTCTAATAATGATGTTGAAAGTAGTGTCATTCATCGTCAGTGTAATAGCAATCAAGTTCAAGAAGGAAAAACTCTGCCAGAAGCGGTAGAAAAACCAGTACCAGTAAAAGAAAATGTTTTGAGAAATGAACAAGTTGTTCAAACCGAAGAAAAATCGGCGCTAATAGAAGAAAATGATTTGAGAAATGATCATGTTGTTGAAACAGAAAAAAAATCAGTTCTAGTACAAGAAAAAGATTCGGGAAATGATGAAGTTGTTGAAATCGTTTATAAGAAACCGATTCTTGGTGAAGAGCACACGATCTTAGAGACGGTTAAAACATTGGATTTCTGGATCCTTTTCCTTTCATTTCTTTGTGGTGTAGGTACTGGTTTAACAGTGATGAATAATTTGGGACAAATGGGATTAGCACTTGGGTATGCTGACGTTTCCATGTTTGTGTCGCTCACAAGTATATTCGGTTTCTTTGGTCGTATCGGCTCCGGAACCATATCTGAATACTTTCTCAA GAATGCTGCAACGCCAAGGCCTCTATGGAATGCAGCATCACAAATTCCAATGTGCCTGGGATATGTCGTCTTAGCAATTGCATTACCAGGATCCTTGTACGTGGGTTCAATATTGGTTGGTATTTGCTATGGTGTGCGTCTTGCGATCACCGTCCCTGTTGCTTCTGAACTATTTGGCCTTAAATACTTTGGGTTGATCTACAACATTCTAATCTTGAATCTTCCCCTCGGGTCATTCCTATTCTCTGGTTTGTTAGCCGGTTTATTGTATGATGCACAGGCAACTAAAACAAAAGGAGGTGGAAATACATGTATTGGAGCTCATTGTTACGGACAAGTCTTTATGGTCATGGCTTTAACGTGCCTAGTTGGTTTCGGGTTGGACGTGTTTCTTACTCTTCGAACAAAGAATCTTTACAAAAATATTCACACAGCAAGCCGGGCGAAGTCCAGCAAATCAGGTGTAGATCAACAAAAGTGA
- the LOC113352620 gene encoding aluminum-activated malate transporter 2-like produces MDISEPAANRKNAIVWEVIIYGWCWLKALAERYKKLMVEFKNKVKKVGTDDPRRVTHSLKVGVALLLVSLIYYDKPLYGGFGSSTMWAVLTVVVVFEFRVGATLSKGINRVLATSVAGSLGLVVHHLACLTGDKVEPVLLCFSVFLLAAASTFTRFFPGVKARYDYGMVIFILTFSLVAVSAYKTDEILPVAGERLITILIGCVTCAVISIFLFPAWAGEDLHKLMFQNIEQLAVFLDGFGGKYFGEDTTVVTGKKSFLEGYKKILSSMHEEEALTNFARWEPPHGSFQFGYPWKHYLKIGKLTRRCAYRIEELHNCITSKMKAQSEFIKMIQDSCMDLGKESGITLQELSAAVKQMTYPKTAPKHIKNLKMTADNLKAILKMVTLENANVLEDVMSGAMVASLLVDIVGCIEDIAESIIELAHLAKFKGADPAVRQEKLSQQLGNIKVHL; encoded by the exons ATGGACATTTCTGAACCAGCTGCAAACAGAAAGAATGCTATTGTATGGGAGGTTATCATATATGGATGGTGTTGGCTTAAGGCATTGGCTGAGAGATACAAGAAGCTAATGGTTGAATTTAAAAACAAGGTAAAGAAAGTTGGAACTGATGATCCAAGAAGGGTAACCCATTCTCTCAAAGTGGGAGTAGCACTTTTATTGGTTTCTCTCATCTACTACGATAAACCACTCTATGGTGGATTTGGTTCCTCGACTATGTGGGCAGTCTTAACAGTGGTAGTTGTCTTCGAGTTTCGTGTAG GAGCCACATTAAGCAAAGGAATTAATAGAGTGTTAGCAACCTCGGTAGCTGGTTCCTTAGGCTTGGTAGTTCATCATTTGGCATGTCTAACTGGTGATAAAGTAGAGCCTGTACTGCTTTGCTTTTCAGTTTTCCTTCTAG CGGCAGCATCGACGTTTACACGATTCTTTCCTGGTGTAAAAGCAAGATATGACTATGGGATGGTGATATTTATATTGACATTTAGTTTAGTAGCAGTATCAGCTTATAAGACAGATGAGATCTTACCGGTTGCGGGTGAAAGGCTAATAACTATTCTAATTGGTTGTGTTACATGTGCTGTTATATCTATTTTTCTGTTTCCTGCATGGGCTGGTGAAGATTTACACAAACTAATGTTTCAAAACATAGAACAGCTTGCGGTATTCTTAGACG GATTCGGAGGAAAATATTTTGGAGAGGATACAACCGTAGTCACAGGTAAAAAATCATTTCTGGAGGGATACAAAAAGATTCTAAGCTCTATGCACGAGGAAGAGGCACTG ACAAATTTTGCAAGATGGGAGCCACCTCATGGCTCATTCCAGTTTGGTTATCCGTGGAAGCATTATCTAAAAATTGGAAAATTAACCCGACGATGTGCATACAGAATCGAAGAACTTCACAACTGCATCACATCTAAAATG AAAGCACAATCAGAGTTCATAAAGATGATTCAGGATTCATGCATGGATTTGGGCAAGGAATCTGGTATCACTTTGCAGGAACTTTCGGCAGCGGTTAAGCAAATGACGTACCCAAAGACTGCTCCTAAACATATCAAGAACTTGAAAATGACAGCTGATAACTTGAAAGCAATCCTGAAGATGGTTACGTTAGAGAATGCTAACGTCTTAGAGGATGTCATGTCAGGAGCTATGGTGGCCTCATTACTAGTTGATATCGTTGGATGCATAGAAGATATAGCAGAGTCCATTATTGAGCTTGCTCACTTGGCAAAATTCAAAGGTGCTGATCCTGCGGTTAGGCAGGAGAAACTTAGCCAACAGTTGGGAAACATAAAGGTACATCTGTGA